In a genomic window of Armatimonadia bacterium:
- the mutM gene encoding bifunctional DNA-formamidopyrimidine glycosylase/DNA-(apurinic or apyrimidinic site) lyase, whose amino-acid sequence MPELPEVETVRQDLRRLVLNQTVTEVQVRCPAMLVRTSPEELQEALVGTMLVEIGRQGKALILRFSSGYSLLVHFRMTGQLYPVGPEADLPEHTRTVLVLGDGRRLLHVDVRRLGTLELVPTEMEAQAATLTGLGPDALEAPPKPRELLRALGRRRISVKQFLLDQSYRAGVGNIYASEILARARIAPGLSCCRLTEVQVRALLKATHAVLAEAVEARGTTISDYRTGTGDVGSFQHHLRVYGREGQACTRPGCPGIIERIVQAQRSTYYCPVCQGIHQAGPPAPGKRDESGEERP is encoded by the coding sequence ATGCCTGAACTACCGGAGGTCGAGACGGTCCGTCAGGACCTGCGCCGACTGGTGCTGAATCAGACGGTCACCGAGGTGCAGGTGCGCTGCCCGGCGATGCTGGTGCGCACGAGCCCAGAGGAACTTCAGGAGGCTCTGGTCGGTACGATGCTCGTGGAGATCGGGCGACAGGGCAAGGCCCTGATCCTGCGCTTCTCGAGCGGGTACTCCCTGCTCGTGCACTTCCGCATGACCGGCCAGCTCTACCCGGTTGGTCCCGAGGCCGATCTACCGGAGCACACGAGGACCGTGCTCGTCCTGGGCGATGGCCGGAGGCTGCTTCACGTGGATGTGCGGCGGCTGGGGACGCTTGAGCTCGTACCGACCGAGATGGAGGCCCAGGCGGCGACGCTGACCGGTCTCGGACCGGACGCGCTGGAGGCCCCACCCAAGCCCAGGGAACTGCTGAGAGCCCTGGGGCGTCGAAGGATATCGGTCAAGCAATTCCTTCTCGACCAATCCTACAGGGCGGGCGTGGGCAATATCTACGCCTCCGAGATCCTGGCCCGGGCGCGAATCGCTCCCGGCCTTTCCTGTTGCCGGCTGACTGAGGTTCAGGTACGGGCACTGCTGAAGGCCACTCACGCGGTGCTCGCTGAGGCCGTCGAGGCCCGTGGAACCACTATCAGCGACTACCGCACGGGGACAGGTGACGTCGGCTCTTTCCAGCATCATCTGCGCGTCTACGGGCGCGAAGGTCAAGCCTGCACCCGGCCGGGCTGCCCGGGTATCATCGAGCGGATCGTGCAGGCACAACGCAGCACCTACTACTGCCCGGTATGCCAGGGCATACACCAGGCCGGACCACCCGCACCCGGCAAGCGCGACGAATCTGGAGAGGAACGCCCATGA
- a CDS encoding DEAD/DEAH box helicase encodes MDVTRFLNATRHSRHYQGQIVRVENLAPREATYGELSSPLPEALHQVLAQDDIEQLYTHQVDAVEAAHRGEHLVVVTSTASGKTLCYNIPVLETLLQEPKAKALYLFPTKALAQDQLKTLKRYRSLAPDLPLEAGTYDGDTPQEARRLLRDEANVILTNPDMLHSGILPHHPRWAHFFGSLRFVVIDEVHSYRGVFGSHVANVVRRLRRICRHYGADPQFICCSATIGNPAEHASGITGLPMTLVDKDGSPKGAKRFVLWNPPYLDESKLGRRSANVEAQYLMCDLIERYHAQVIAFVRARTTAEILYRYVQDELDKRSHRLRDTVRAYRGGYLPSERREIEQRLFNGELLGVTTTNALELGIDIGSLDACVMVGYPGTIASAWQQAGRAGRKQADSLAILIAREDPIDQYLMRKPGYFFEQPHEQAIIDPQNPYILYGHVRCGTQELPMTGDDAELFGDQLGGVMQLLFEMGEVQEIRGRWHWRGPRYPAGDVNLRVFSDHNYVIQDLDTGKVIGELDEWGAFTQLHTEAVYMHDGETYFVNELNLTERIAYVRRRELDYFTMSVDRTEVQLQDLPEEPPQKREWRISEVGSGPARVTNLVYMFRKIKFYESDSIGFGTLDLPPLTLDTIAFWLAPPRHALQKVREYGRRPEDGLLGIANAMTGVLPAHVMCDPSDVGSVVDSGNLGTPAIFIYDRYPEGVGFSEKTYEIVEDVARSALELIHECGCEEGCPSCVGSPLPHFEPQGADIDTRGKIPDKEAALCILHDLLQLEPYEPKPPGEMYARRLAQATSGLPAGAETAATTPPTPLELKSLPESVEAKLRRRIRQLRKEGQ; translated from the coding sequence TTGGACGTCACTCGCTTCCTCAACGCTACCCGGCATAGCCGCCACTATCAGGGCCAGATTGTGCGTGTCGAGAACCTGGCCCCGAGGGAAGCGACCTACGGCGAGCTATCCTCGCCTCTCCCGGAAGCTCTGCACCAGGTCCTCGCACAGGACGACATCGAGCAACTCTACACCCATCAGGTCGACGCCGTCGAGGCAGCACACCGGGGTGAACACCTCGTCGTCGTCACCTCCACGGCGAGCGGCAAGACGCTCTGCTACAACATCCCGGTGCTCGAGACGCTGCTGCAAGAACCCAAGGCCAAGGCGCTCTACCTGTTCCCCACCAAGGCCCTTGCCCAGGACCAGCTCAAGACCCTCAAACGCTACCGGTCGCTGGCTCCCGACTTGCCCCTGGAGGCCGGGACCTACGACGGCGACACGCCCCAGGAAGCACGACGCCTCCTGCGCGACGAGGCCAACGTCATCCTCACCAACCCGGACATGCTGCACAGCGGCATCCTCCCTCACCATCCACGCTGGGCGCACTTCTTCGGGTCGCTGCGCTTTGTGGTGATCGACGAGGTTCACAGCTACCGCGGCGTCTTCGGCAGTCACGTGGCCAATGTGGTCCGCAGACTCCGTCGCATCTGCCGGCACTACGGGGCCGACCCGCAGTTCATCTGCTGCAGCGCCACCATCGGCAACCCGGCGGAGCATGCCTCCGGGATCACCGGCCTGCCCATGACGCTCGTCGACAAGGACGGCTCGCCCAAGGGTGCCAAGAGGTTCGTGCTGTGGAATCCGCCCTATCTGGACGAGAGCAAGCTTGGCCGCCGCAGTGCCAACGTCGAGGCCCAGTACCTGATGTGCGACCTCATCGAGCGCTACCATGCGCAGGTCATCGCCTTCGTGCGAGCCCGGACGACAGCGGAGATACTGTATCGGTATGTGCAAGATGAGCTGGACAAACGTAGCCACCGTTTGCGCGACACCGTGCGGGCCTACCGAGGCGGTTACCTGCCCAGTGAGCGCCGGGAGATCGAGCAGCGTCTCTTCAATGGCGAGCTACTTGGCGTCACCACCACCAATGCCCTGGAGCTCGGTATCGACATCGGCAGCCTGGATGCCTGCGTGATGGTCGGCTACCCGGGCACCATCGCCAGCGCCTGGCAGCAGGCAGGTAGAGCCGGACGCAAGCAAGCTGACTCCCTGGCCATCCTCATCGCCCGCGAGGACCCGATCGACCAGTACCTGATGCGCAAGCCGGGGTACTTCTTCGAGCAGCCCCATGAACAGGCAATCATAGACCCGCAGAACCCCTACATCCTCTACGGCCATGTGCGCTGCGGCACTCAGGAACTGCCGATGACGGGAGACGATGCCGAGCTGTTCGGCGACCAACTCGGCGGCGTCATGCAGCTTCTCTTCGAGATGGGTGAGGTACAGGAAATCCGGGGGCGCTGGCACTGGCGAGGCCCCAGGTATCCCGCCGGCGACGTGAACCTGCGGGTCTTCAGCGACCACAACTACGTCATCCAGGATCTCGACACCGGCAAGGTCATCGGCGAGCTCGACGAGTGGGGCGCCTTCACCCAGCTACACACCGAAGCCGTGTACATGCATGACGGCGAGACCTACTTCGTCAACGAGCTAAACCTGACCGAGCGCATCGCCTACGTCCGGCGCCGTGAACTGGACTACTTCACGATGTCGGTCGACCGCACCGAGGTCCAGCTTCAGGACCTTCCCGAAGAGCCGCCTCAGAAGCGCGAGTGGAGGATCAGCGAGGTCGGCAGCGGCCCGGCGAGGGTCACGAACCTCGTCTACATGTTCCGCAAGATCAAGTTCTACGAGAGCGACAGCATCGGCTTCGGCACGCTGGACCTGCCGCCGCTGACCCTCGACACCATCGCCTTCTGGCTGGCCCCACCACGCCATGCGCTTCAGAAGGTCAGGGAGTACGGTCGGCGGCCGGAGGATGGGCTGCTCGGGATCGCCAATGCCATGACGGGAGTCTTGCCCGCGCATGTCATGTGTGACCCTTCGGACGTGGGCAGCGTGGTAGACTCCGGCAACCTGGGCACTCCGGCGATCTTCATCTACGACCGCTACCCGGAGGGCGTCGGCTTCTCGGAGAAGACCTATGAGATCGTGGAGGACGTGGCGCGCTCGGCCTTGGAGCTGATCCACGAGTGCGGCTGCGAGGAGGGCTGTCCCTCCTGTGTAGGCTCTCCCCTGCCCCACTTCGAGCCCCAGGGAGCCGACATCGACACCCGCGGCAAGATACCTGACAAGGAAGCGGCCTTGTGCATCCTGCACGATCTGCTTCAGCTTGAGCCCTACGAACCCAAGCCGCCCGGTGAGATGTATGCGCGCAGACTCGCCCAGGCGACCAGCGGCCTTCCGGCGGGCGCCGAGACTGCAGCGACGACTCCGCCTACGCCGCTGGAGCTCAAGTCCCTCCCGGAGTCTGTCGAGGCGAAGCTGCGGCGAAGAATCCGGCAATTGCGCAAGGAAGGCCAGTAG
- a CDS encoding YtxH domain-containing protein: MASDRGSDLGTVIVAGAIGAAVGALVALLLAPKPGTETRAELGDKAKDAWDKAREKTGEVVATVKERLHERGEETPEAEETVAADEPDLTQA, from the coding sequence ATGGCTAGCGATAGGGGCTCCGACCTGGGAACGGTCATCGTCGCCGGTGCTATCGGGGCCGCCGTAGGAGCTCTTGTGGCCTTGCTGCTGGCGCCGAAACCAGGAACTGAGACGCGGGCCGAACTGGGCGACAAGGCCAAGGATGCCTGGGACAAGGCTCGCGAGAAGACCGGCGAAGTTGTGGCAACGGTGAAGGAACGCCTTCACGAGCGCGGCGAGGAGACCCCGGAAGCAGAGGAGACCGTCGCCGCCGACGAGCCCGACCTTACCCAAGCCTAA
- the tyrS gene encoding tyrosine--tRNA ligase → MTPEAQLEILARSCVDLHSQEELLEKLKEGRPLRIKYGADPSAPDLHLGHSVPLWRLRQFQDLGHTVVFIIGDFTGMIGDPSGKSKTRPMLTREQVEANARTYAEQLGKILDVDKCEVHYNSEWFSKMTTAEFLALASHYTVARMLERDDFALRMRDEVPISMLELMYPLVQAYDSVAIDSDIEIGGTDQLFNFLVARDIMRAYGKTPQCVMTWPLLVGLDGHVKMSKSLGNYVGITDEPNDMFGKLMSIPDETMPQYFRLLLGKEEQEVQEMREAMASGAVNPRNLKAELGRAIVGMYYDDAAAQAASDEFDHVFAAKQVPTDIAQVDVSEELEDGHMWIVQAAVVTGLAPTKGEARRLVRQGGVRLNDAVISDEMAQVEIHDGDVLNVGKRRFAQLRVK, encoded by the coding sequence ATGACACCGGAAGCCCAACTAGAGATACTGGCGCGTAGCTGCGTCGACCTGCACTCACAGGAAGAGCTGCTCGAGAAGCTCAAAGAGGGACGTCCCCTCCGAATCAAGTACGGCGCCGACCCCAGTGCCCCGGACTTGCACCTGGGTCACAGCGTTCCGCTGTGGCGCCTGCGGCAGTTCCAGGACCTCGGCCACACCGTCGTCTTCATCATCGGCGACTTCACCGGGATGATCGGCGACCCCAGCGGCAAGTCCAAGACCCGCCCCATGCTGACTCGAGAGCAGGTCGAGGCCAACGCCAGGACCTACGCCGAGCAACTGGGCAAGATCCTCGACGTCGACAAGTGCGAGGTCCACTACAACAGCGAGTGGTTCAGCAAGATGACCACCGCTGAGTTCCTCGCCCTGGCCTCGCACTACACCGTCGCCCGCATGCTTGAGCGTGACGACTTCGCCCTGCGGATGCGCGACGAAGTGCCGATCTCCATGCTGGAGCTCATGTACCCGCTCGTGCAGGCCTACGATTCGGTTGCCATCGACTCCGATATCGAGATCGGCGGCACAGACCAGCTCTTCAACTTCCTCGTTGCCCGTGACATCATGCGCGCCTATGGCAAGACTCCCCAGTGCGTGATGACCTGGCCGCTCCTGGTCGGCCTCGATGGTCACGTCAAGATGAGCAAGTCCCTGGGCAACTACGTCGGAATCACCGATGAGCCCAACGACATGTTCGGCAAGCTCATGTCAATCCCGGATGAGACCATGCCGCAGTACTTCCGGCTGCTCCTCGGCAAGGAAGAGCAAGAAGTCCAGGAGATGCGGGAAGCCATGGCCTCCGGCGCTGTCAACCCGCGCAACCTCAAGGCCGAACTGGGCCGGGCCATCGTCGGCATGTACTACGACGACGCCGCTGCCCAGGCTGCCAGTGACGAGTTCGACCACGTCTTTGCCGCGAAGCAGGTCCCGACCGATATAGCTCAGGTAGACGTGTCGGAGGAACTGGAGGACGGCCATATGTGGATCGTGCAGGCAGCCGTGGTCACCGGCCTGGCACCGACCAAGGGAGAAGCCCGGCGCCTCGTGCGTCAGGGCGGAGTGCGGCTGAATGATGCGGTCATCTCCGACGAGATGGCGCAGGTCGAGATCCATGACGGCGACGTGCTCAATGTCGGCAAGCGCCGCTTCGCTCAGTTGCGTGTGAAGTAG
- a CDS encoding YbjN domain-containing protein: MQLRTVLAATLFALALALPQFGAQAADDMLTVAQDNRTTEETLARYFKAAYEVSLTVVEGDDKDLTLLAREKAENVPEYLMMLKSAASATDKDGKITERAVVLAVLSQMKVPADRRPQVLEAMNKLNNTSDFCRLYIDNDDEVSMRWELNILKTGLPTDVVVDTYLRMCKAWTSAQPVLAKILIQ, encoded by the coding sequence ATGCAGCTTCGCACCGTCCTTGCCGCCACGCTCTTCGCCCTGGCCCTTGCACTTCCGCAGTTTGGGGCCCAGGCCGCCGACGACATGCTCACCGTCGCGCAGGACAACCGCACGACCGAAGAGACTCTTGCCCGCTACTTCAAGGCCGCCTATGAGGTGTCCCTGACCGTCGTTGAGGGCGACGACAAGGACCTGACGCTGCTGGCCCGGGAGAAGGCGGAGAACGTCCCTGAGTACCTCATGATGCTCAAGTCCGCAGCCTCGGCGACAGACAAGGACGGCAAGATCACCGAGCGTGCAGTCGTCCTGGCCGTGCTCTCGCAGATGAAGGTGCCTGCCGACAGGCGTCCGCAGGTCCTCGAGGCCATGAACAAGCTCAACAATACCAGCGACTTCTGCCGCCTGTACATAGATAACGACGACGAGGTCTCGATGCGCTGGGAGCTCAACATTCTGAAGACCGGCCTGCCGACGGACGTAGTCGTCGACACCTACCTGAGAATGTGTAAAGCCTGGACGAGCGCTCAGCCGGTCCTGGCCAAGATACTCATACAGTAA
- a CDS encoding DegT/DnrJ/EryC1/StrS family aminotransferase — protein MPDKQQPAGDFRYSTGAAQIPWAAVGEHLGACEAKSILRFLARPQPGQESAYEERLATLEQAVDALWQVAAPATKLSLGDKVAQVEAETARMLGARYTSFVTNATHGFEIAYRYANLGPGDEVIAPAISFIATIAYPLEIGAKVVFADLDPRTINMDPADVARKVTDRTKVIIPVHIGGYPVDMDPIMEIARERDVLVIEDAAHAFGGRYKGRAIGTLGDFGAFSFHEVKNVTAFGEGGILCTDLHWGENLKKARFLGLDLSRQIENWLYDVVALPGKSGPFATGNYSSTEIQAVCLLCQLGRIEQIIARRRGVAEYLNQRFAEVEGLVTPPGDSDDISPTWHLYLLQIEPDVLGADVQEFKARLSAKGVTNIPHFAPMYKFDLCRSLGYDIEAIASSCPVAEEVFNHRFTHLPLYPLTEEQVVRMADLVIETAEEMKAGR, from the coding sequence ATGCCAGACAAGCAGCAGCCCGCCGGAGACTTTCGGTACTCTACCGGAGCAGCCCAGATCCCCTGGGCCGCCGTCGGTGAGCACCTCGGTGCCTGTGAGGCCAAGAGCATACTGCGGTTCCTCGCCCGCCCGCAGCCGGGGCAGGAGAGCGCATACGAGGAGCGTCTCGCAACCCTTGAGCAGGCTGTCGATGCACTGTGGCAGGTCGCGGCGCCGGCGACCAAACTGAGCCTTGGCGACAAGGTCGCACAGGTCGAGGCAGAGACCGCCAGGATGCTGGGAGCCCGCTACACTTCCTTCGTGACCAACGCCACCCACGGCTTTGAGATCGCCTATCGGTATGCGAATCTGGGGCCTGGCGACGAGGTCATCGCTCCGGCGATCAGCTTCATCGCCACCATCGCCTACCCCCTGGAGATCGGGGCCAAGGTTGTCTTCGCCGACCTCGATCCCCGCACGATCAACATGGATCCCGCCGACGTCGCGCGGAAGGTCACCGACCGCACGAAGGTCATCATCCCCGTACACATCGGCGGCTACCCCGTCGACATGGACCCGATCATGGAGATCGCCCGCGAGCGCGATGTCCTGGTCATCGAGGACGCCGCCCATGCCTTCGGTGGTCGCTACAAGGGCCGCGCCATCGGGACTCTCGGCGACTTCGGCGCCTTCAGCTTCCACGAGGTCAAGAACGTGACGGCCTTCGGCGAAGGGGGCATCCTGTGCACCGACCTCCACTGGGGCGAGAACCTCAAGAAGGCGCGGTTCCTCGGCCTCGACCTGAGCCGCCAGATCGAGAACTGGCTCTATGACGTGGTCGCTCTGCCGGGCAAGTCCGGTCCCTTCGCCACCGGCAACTACAGCTCAACCGAGATCCAGGCCGTGTGCCTGCTCTGCCAGCTTGGCCGCATCGAGCAGATCATCGCCCGGCGGCGAGGTGTAGCGGAGTACCTGAACCAGCGTTTCGCCGAGGTCGAGGGCCTGGTGACCCCGCCGGGCGACAGCGACGACATCTCCCCCACCTGGCACCTGTACCTCCTGCAGATCGAACCAGACGTCCTGGGTGCCGATGTGCAGGAGTTCAAGGCGCGGCTGTCGGCCAAGGGTGTCACCAACATCCCCCACTTCGCGCCCATGTACAAGTTCGACCTTTGCAGGTCCCTCGGGTACGACATCGAGGCCATCGCGAGCTCTTGCCCGGTGGCTGAGGAGGTCTTCAACCACCGTTTCACCCACCTGCCGCTGTACCCGCTGACCGAGGAGCAGGTTGTGCGAATGGCCGACCTGGTCATCGAGACCGCTGAGGAGATGAAGGCCGGCAGGTAG